In the genome of Coraliomargarita algicola, one region contains:
- a CDS encoding threonine-phosphate decarboxylase, with protein MKSSTDSHQHGGAPRALFARYGLPEREVLDLSVNLNPFGVPELIRQAWPDWIDQLAPYPSVEGLGVKAFYQQSFQLPNDCVLPGNGSLELMYFVQRVRGYRRVGVVLPSFHDYMRSVTAADVDCVPLLRDCKQSLDTFINSVSLRQALESLDAIYIGSPNNPDGNVASAEDLLRLAAAFPQVDFLVDHAFIQFIQNAGHYSLLSSERLRDNIIVFHSLTKFYALAGVRLGALVSSADTIARLSVKREPWAVNAVAESCAALLPRCTEYVQHTQRWLSVAGAALDAELTQIAGLFVYPSQTNYRLICLRQPDYYDAFLQGLLQQGIHPRCCRNFVGLPAGHIRVCVGLEAENQRLVAALRHVMKGLP; from the coding sequence ATGAAATCGTCGACCGACTCACATCAACACGGCGGCGCGCCCCGTGCCTTGTTCGCGCGTTATGGTCTGCCCGAGCGTGAAGTGCTGGATCTGAGTGTGAACCTGAATCCCTTCGGCGTGCCGGAGCTGATACGACAGGCATGGCCGGACTGGATCGATCAATTGGCCCCATACCCCTCCGTCGAGGGCTTGGGCGTGAAGGCATTTTATCAGCAAAGTTTTCAACTGCCAAATGACTGCGTGCTTCCTGGCAATGGCTCCTTGGAATTGATGTATTTTGTGCAACGGGTCCGCGGCTATCGGCGCGTGGGAGTGGTGCTGCCTTCGTTTCATGATTACATGCGCTCAGTCACTGCTGCCGATGTGGACTGTGTGCCCTTGCTGCGGGATTGTAAGCAGAGTTTGGATACGTTTATAAACAGCGTGTCCTTGCGGCAAGCATTGGAGTCGCTGGACGCTATTTATATTGGCAGCCCCAATAATCCTGACGGCAACGTGGCGAGTGCTGAGGATTTACTGCGCCTCGCAGCGGCCTTCCCGCAGGTCGACTTTCTGGTGGATCACGCATTTATACAATTTATCCAGAACGCGGGGCATTACAGTCTGTTGTCGTCGGAGCGTTTGCGCGACAACATCATCGTCTTTCATTCCTTAACTAAATTTTACGCGCTCGCGGGTGTCCGCTTAGGTGCGCTTGTGTCCAGTGCGGACACCATCGCCCGCTTATCGGTAAAGCGGGAGCCCTGGGCGGTCAACGCTGTGGCCGAATCCTGTGCAGCGCTGTTGCCCCGTTGCACTGAATATGTGCAACACACGCAGCGCTGGCTGAGCGTGGCGGGTGCTGCCTTGGATGCTGAGCTTACGCAGATTGCGGGTCTCTTTGTCTATCCATCGCAGACGAACTATCGATTGATCTGTTTGCGACAGCCTGATTACTACGACGCCTTCCTGCAGGGGCTACTACAGCAGGGAATCCATCCGCGTTGTTGTCGTAACTTTGTCGGCCTGCCTGCAGGGCACATCCGGGTTTGTGTGGGGCTCGAAGCCGAAAATCAACGCCTCGTTGCTGCGCTCAGACATGTCATGAAAGGACTGCCATGA
- a CDS encoding cobyric acid synthase yields MKKAKCLSLLGTGSDVGKSFVVAGICRALKQRGYKVAPYKAQNMSNNSYVTLDGLEMGRAQVVQAEACHLEPEVDMNPVLLKPSGDSQSQVVLQGRVIGSRHARDYYKQTDGLFVKAMESLERLRNAHDVVVMEGAGSCAEVNLRSRDIVNFRPAHAVDAPVVLIADIDRGGVFAQVVGSLEVIPFEDRQRVAGIIINRFRGDRSLFEDGVDWIEQRTGLPVLGVLPFGREIAIDSEDGMAIETVVDPGGALPAGTVNIAVLLFPRISNHTDLAALQCTPGVTLHFLSRPRSLQGYDQLILPGSKNVRADLDWLRRSGWETRIREYQASGGRIGGLCGGYQMMGQTIEDPDGVEGSVGVSEGLGLLPVSTVLSADKVLQRSRGIWAGNQQPVFGYEIHMGRTKLPDASVADPAIQALTSGADATQRSEGIYLDEGKLWGSYLHGLFDSGAFRQAYLSSLRPELAFATEETGNQLGAAEDFDAYKQRQYDRLGKHIEANLNMDQLIALLELA; encoded by the coding sequence ATGAAAAAAGCGAAATGTCTCTCTTTGTTGGGCACTGGCTCGGATGTCGGTAAGAGCTTTGTTGTTGCGGGCATCTGCCGCGCCTTGAAGCAGCGCGGCTATAAGGTGGCGCCCTATAAGGCGCAAAATATGTCGAACAACTCCTACGTGACCTTGGATGGTTTGGAGATGGGACGCGCACAAGTGGTGCAAGCTGAAGCCTGTCACTTGGAGCCTGAAGTTGATATGAACCCGGTGCTGCTCAAGCCTTCGGGCGATAGTCAGTCGCAGGTGGTCTTACAGGGGCGCGTGATTGGTTCGCGACACGCAAGGGACTATTATAAGCAAACGGACGGGCTCTTTGTGAAAGCCATGGAATCTTTGGAGCGCTTGCGCAATGCACACGATGTGGTGGTGATGGAGGGGGCGGGGTCCTGCGCGGAGGTCAATTTGCGTAGCCGCGATATCGTCAACTTCCGACCCGCGCACGCTGTGGATGCGCCGGTGGTGCTGATCGCGGATATTGACCGCGGAGGCGTCTTTGCACAAGTGGTCGGCAGCTTGGAGGTGATCCCCTTCGAGGATCGTCAGCGGGTGGCGGGCATCATTATCAATCGCTTTCGCGGAGATCGTTCTTTATTTGAAGATGGGGTGGACTGGATCGAGCAACGCACCGGCTTGCCCGTGCTGGGCGTGCTGCCCTTTGGTCGCGAAATCGCCATCGACTCTGAAGATGGCATGGCCATCGAAACTGTGGTGGATCCGGGCGGGGCCTTGCCGGCAGGCACGGTCAACATCGCGGTCTTACTGTTTCCCCGAATTTCCAACCACACCGACCTCGCGGCGCTGCAGTGCACGCCGGGAGTGACGCTGCATTTCCTCAGTCGGCCGCGCTCGCTGCAAGGCTATGATCAATTGATTCTGCCCGGATCGAAGAACGTGCGTGCCGATCTCGATTGGCTGCGACGTAGCGGTTGGGAAACACGCATCCGTGAGTATCAGGCTAGCGGTGGCCGTATTGGTGGCCTCTGCGGCGGCTATCAAATGATGGGGCAAACGATCGAAGATCCTGATGGCGTGGAAGGCTCTGTCGGCGTGAGCGAAGGACTTGGGCTTTTGCCCGTTTCCACCGTGCTCAGTGCGGACAAAGTACTACAGCGCAGTCGCGGAATATGGGCGGGCAATCAGCAGCCTGTCTTCGGCTACGAAATCCACATGGGGCGCACCAAGCTGCCTGACGCGTCAGTCGCAGATCCTGCAATACAAGCGCTGACTTCGGGGGCCGATGCCACGCAGCGCTCTGAAGGTATTTACCTCGACGAGGGCAAACTCTGGGGCAGTTATTTACACGGCCTCTTCGACTCTGGTGCCTTTCGGCAGGCTTACCTCTCCAGTTTGCGACCTGAGCTTGCATTCGCTACTGAGGAGACTGGTAATCAACTGGGCGCCGCTGAGGACTTTGACGCCTACAAACAACGTCAATACGATCGGCTCGGCAAGCACATCGAAGCTAATCTCAACATGGATCAGTTGATCGCACTACTCGAGCTCGCATGA
- the cobS gene encoding adenosylcobinamide-GDP ribazoletransferase yields MLPGLITALRLLSILPIPGRESRHFIDGLPWYPAAGAVLGYLVCGVCLLAHAVAPDWGGLLAVLGLAASIALTRGLHLDGVADCADGFWGGHERRRRLEIMKDSRIGAFGVIALVLVLLGEWTALERMVDVDTIILIPVAFIVSRFGIVLLAHCFEYPRAQGTGAAVVKGATRRHLWQAFGVGLLLSLPAGVAAVPLWGAGIAMTLAVGFLGKWKIGGVSGDVLGAGCVLSEMTLLFAIVLGS; encoded by the coding sequence ATGCTACCCGGCCTGATCACTGCTTTGCGCCTGCTGAGCATTCTGCCCATTCCAGGGCGGGAGAGTCGGCATTTTATTGATGGGCTGCCCTGGTATCCGGCGGCGGGTGCGGTGCTGGGCTATTTGGTGTGTGGTGTTTGCTTGCTGGCACATGCGGTAGCGCCCGACTGGGGCGGTCTTTTGGCGGTGCTTGGCTTAGCGGCCTCGATCGCTTTGACGCGTGGCCTGCACCTGGATGGTGTGGCGGATTGTGCCGATGGATTTTGGGGCGGGCACGAGCGCAGGCGTCGCCTGGAGATTATGAAAGACTCCCGCATTGGCGCCTTCGGTGTGATTGCCCTGGTGCTGGTACTGCTGGGCGAGTGGACCGCTCTCGAGCGTATGGTCGATGTGGATACGATTATCTTGATCCCCGTGGCCTTTATTGTTTCGCGCTTTGGGATCGTGCTGCTGGCACACTGCTTTGAGTATCCACGCGCCCAGGGCACCGGCGCGGCGGTGGTCAAGGGCGCGACACGGCGGCATCTTTGGCAGGCTTTTGGTGTCGGTTTACTTTTGAGCCTGCCCGCAGGCGTCGCTGCTGTGCCGCTCTGGGGAGCTGGCATCGCCATGACCTTGGCGGTGGGCTTTCTCGGCAAATGGAAGATTGGTGGCGTCAGTGGCGATGTCTTGGGCGCGGGCTGTGTGCTGTCGGAAATGACTCTGTTATTTGCAATTGTATTGGGATCATGA
- the cobT gene encoding nicotinate-nucleotide--dimethylbenzimidazole phosphoribosyltransferase, producing MTLEETIARIRPVDRSQEASIQSHIDNLTKPQGSLGQLENIAKRYVLASGQGWPSVGKKRVCVFAGDHGMVEAGFTFSEQVVTGQIVRNMLAGGAGINVFSRHVGVEVECIDVGIAADMSDAEGLLDRKVAWGTQNIGKGPAMTMAECEAAVGVGIERAQVAAAEGVTMVATGEMGIGNTTPSSALLAALLPCSVPEATGPGAGFKNADGLRAKIALIEQALEVNRAALDHPLTALAAVGGLEIAALTGLCLGAAEHKMPIVVDGIISSAAALVACRLCPEVADYMFLAHQSADPGHAYFVKGLGLQPILQLDLRLGEGTGSVLAMHLIDAAIKMYTEMASFTAAKVTNPEVNARCYPA from the coding sequence ATGACACTAGAGGAAACGATTGCCAGGATTCGACCTGTGGATCGCTCGCAAGAGGCGAGCATTCAGAGTCATATTGATAATTTGACCAAGCCGCAGGGTAGCCTGGGGCAATTGGAAAACATCGCGAAGCGTTACGTGCTGGCTTCGGGCCAAGGCTGGCCGAGCGTGGGGAAGAAGCGAGTTTGTGTATTCGCCGGTGACCATGGGATGGTTGAAGCGGGCTTCACTTTTTCTGAACAGGTGGTAACGGGGCAGATAGTGCGTAACATGCTGGCGGGCGGCGCGGGGATCAATGTCTTTAGTCGTCATGTCGGGGTCGAAGTCGAGTGCATCGACGTCGGCATCGCGGCGGATATGAGCGACGCCGAGGGCTTACTCGACCGCAAGGTTGCCTGGGGCACTCAGAATATCGGCAAGGGGCCTGCCATGACTATGGCCGAGTGCGAAGCTGCTGTGGGTGTTGGCATCGAGCGCGCGCAAGTCGCCGCGGCGGAGGGCGTCACCATGGTGGCCACGGGGGAAATGGGCATCGGCAATACCACGCCGTCGTCCGCCTTACTCGCGGCGCTCTTGCCTTGCTCGGTGCCCGAGGCCACCGGGCCCGGTGCCGGCTTTAAGAATGCAGATGGCCTACGGGCCAAGATCGCCTTGATCGAACAAGCCTTGGAAGTGAATCGCGCGGCATTGGATCATCCTTTGACAGCTTTGGCCGCGGTGGGCGGCTTGGAGATTGCTGCCTTGACGGGGCTTTGTCTTGGGGCCGCAGAGCATAAGATGCCGATTGTGGTGGACGGCATTATTTCGTCCGCGGCGGCCTTGGTGGCCTGTCGTCTTTGCCCTGAGGTGGCGGATTACATGTTTCTTGCGCATCAATCCGCCGATCCTGGTCACGCCTATTTTGTAAAAGGTTTGGGCTTGCAGCCCATCCTGCAGTTGGACCTGCGCTTGGGCGAAGGCACCGGCTCGGTGCTGGCGATGCATCTGATCGATGCCGCCATTAAAATGTATACGGAAATGGCTAGCTTCACTGCGGCCAAAGTCACGAACCCGGAGGTCAACGCACGATGCTACCCGGCCTGA
- the cobU gene encoding bifunctional adenosylcobinamide kinase/adenosylcobinamide-phosphate guanylyltransferase: MSLAGKVVFVTGGCRSGKSRYAESLCTAVPGPRAYIATAEIFDEEMRERVRLHRAQRGDAFDTIEAPIDLAAALCGVPAGTTVVMVDCLTVWLGNLMHHLSDFDEDCPVIVDFLQALGEVSCQVVLVSNELGMGIVPEHAMSRRFRDVAGRLNQRVAAIADEAYLTVSGLPIKLKGSQ, from the coding sequence ATGTCGTTAGCTGGGAAAGTTGTTTTTGTGACCGGGGGCTGTCGCAGTGGGAAGAGCCGCTATGCGGAATCGCTGTGCACCGCTGTGCCCGGACCGCGGGCCTATATCGCGACCGCGGAGATCTTTGATGAGGAGATGCGCGAGCGGGTGCGCCTGCATCGTGCGCAGCGGGGCGATGCCTTTGATACCATCGAGGCACCGATTGATTTGGCGGCTGCCTTGTGCGGAGTGCCGGCTGGCACGACTGTGGTGATGGTCGACTGCTTAACGGTCTGGTTGGGGAATCTGATGCATCACTTGTCAGACTTTGATGAAGATTGCCCTGTGATCGTAGATTTTTTGCAAGCCTTGGGCGAGGTCTCGTGTCAGGTGGTGCTGGTGAGTAATGAGCTCGGCATGGGCATCGTGCCGGAGCATGCGATGAGTCGTCGCTTTCGTGATGTGGCGGGGCGGCTCAACCAGCGTGTGGCTGCCATCGCTGATGAAGCTTATTTAACTGTGAGTGGTTTGCCGATAAAGTTGAAAGGATCACAATAA
- the cbiR gene encoding cobamide remodeling phosphodiesterase CbiR, translating into MNAEYPFRLGTTSFILPEDYLPNIRFLADRVDDIALLFFEPLTAMPDWIDLALKIRTDRQLSFSVHLPADVKLAATDERIREEAVRACVKVIEVLAPLAPVAYVCHANSDTPAEMSSAALASLTRSLQALGAACGDPTRICVENVDLPHDSLRAALDAAGVSICYDVGHALMAGQDVLQDLANWLPRCGVLHLHGVCEGRDHHTLDCLPTDLLSGILELYASPQGLDWRVLTLELFNRARWERSLQCFEQAWASIEGIQTEATTCR; encoded by the coding sequence ATGAATGCTGAGTATCCATTCCGGCTAGGCACTACTTCCTTCATCCTGCCGGAGGATTATTTGCCCAATATACGTTTTTTGGCCGATCGGGTGGATGATATTGCTTTGCTTTTTTTCGAGCCTCTGACGGCGATGCCGGATTGGATTGATTTGGCGCTCAAGATTCGAACCGATCGTCAGCTGAGCTTTAGTGTGCACTTGCCGGCAGATGTGAAATTGGCTGCGACGGATGAGCGCATTCGCGAGGAGGCGGTGCGTGCCTGCGTGAAGGTGATCGAGGTGCTGGCACCTTTAGCGCCGGTGGCGTATGTGTGTCATGCTAATTCGGATACGCCGGCTGAGATGTCGTCGGCTGCCTTGGCGTCGTTGACGCGTTCGCTGCAAGCTTTGGGTGCGGCTTGTGGGGATCCGACTCGGATTTGTGTGGAGAATGTGGATCTGCCGCATGACAGTTTACGGGCTGCTTTGGATGCGGCCGGGGTGTCGATTTGTTATGATGTTGGGCATGCGCTGATGGCGGGGCAGGACGTCTTACAGGACTTGGCGAACTGGTTGCCGCGCTGCGGGGTCTTGCACTTGCACGGTGTGTGTGAGGGGCGCGACCATCATACGCTGGATTGCTTGCCTACGGATTTGTTGTCCGGTATTTTAGAACTCTATGCCTCGCCGCAGGGATTGGATTGGCGGGTCTTGACCTTGGAATTATTTAACCGCGCGCGCTGGGAGCGCTCTTTGCAATGCTTCGAGCAAGCCTGGGCATCGATCGAAGGAATACAAACGGAGGCAACCACATGTCGTTAG
- a CDS encoding cob(I)yrinic acid a,c-diamide adenosyltransferase has protein sequence MTTTSSKQHYLQIYTGNGKGKTTAASGLVLRAVAAGWMVFFGQFIKNNPSGELRIMKERFPEVTVEQFGRGFFLRRDPEPADRQAAQDGLNRLAEVMDSGAYRMIIADEIMIALKYKLISEADVLALVERNQGQAELVFTGRYAPEALIKRADLVSEVVPVKHYMEVGAPARRGIES, from the coding sequence ATGACAACGACTTCAAGTAAGCAGCACTACCTGCAAATCTATACGGGGAACGGTAAGGGCAAGACGACTGCTGCCAGTGGACTGGTGCTACGCGCCGTGGCTGCGGGCTGGATGGTTTTCTTTGGGCAGTTCATTAAAAATAATCCTAGTGGTGAGTTGCGCATCATGAAGGAGCGCTTTCCTGAAGTGACGGTGGAGCAGTTTGGACGTGGTTTTTTTCTGCGTCGTGATCCTGAACCGGCGGATCGCCAAGCGGCGCAAGATGGACTCAACAGGCTGGCCGAGGTGATGGACTCCGGGGCTTATCGGATGATCATCGCGGACGAGATCATGATTGCTTTGAAATATAAACTGATCAGCGAGGCCGATGTGCTGGCGCTGGTCGAGCGTAATCAGGGGCAAGCGGAGTTGGTCTTTACCGGACGTTATGCGCCGGAGGCTTTGATTAAACGGGCGGATTTGGTGTCGGAGGTCGTCCCGGTCAAACATTATATGGAAGTGGGGGCTCCGGCCCGGCGTGGTATCGAATCATGA
- a CDS encoding aldo/keto reductase: MKRRAFIQAGAALGIGAVFTQSSQAQALKVRKTNPQVMDTRGDVAANAGLPINSKNQGTHYRPKYRMGLGGLAAGNGFNTISNDEEILKMLHAAWDSGVRHYDTSPFYGLSLSERRFGDLLRNKKREDYVLSSKVGRILTPSAEPLPKKWHWAKPSPFHYHYDYSAAGTRRSIEDSLHRIGVSSLDIVYIHDLSPQNSDMGENWTQYVDEALKGAIPELTKMRDEGIIKGWGFGINTPDILYNYLDQMDPDICLLALQYSILDHQQALDKTFPLLDERDISVVVGAPLNGGFLAGRNRFNYSSYIPQEMQDKYTKISAIAQQHGIDIKTAALQFAAAPSTVSAIIPGARTSEQLDENVESMKIKIPAEFWSKLKSEKLIMSDAPTPS, from the coding sequence ATGAAAAGAAGAGCATTTATACAAGCAGGCGCAGCACTTGGAATTGGAGCTGTATTCACTCAATCATCACAGGCACAAGCATTAAAAGTTCGAAAAACAAACCCACAAGTAATGGATACCCGGGGTGATGTAGCAGCAAATGCGGGCTTACCAATCAACTCTAAGAATCAGGGCACACATTATCGCCCGAAATACCGGATGGGGCTTGGAGGGCTTGCTGCTGGCAATGGCTTCAACACAATTTCGAACGATGAAGAAATTCTAAAAATGCTACATGCTGCCTGGGACTCAGGCGTGAGGCACTATGACACTTCCCCCTTCTATGGTTTAAGCCTGAGCGAACGACGCTTTGGCGATTTGCTGCGTAACAAAAAACGAGAAGACTATGTATTATCTTCTAAAGTTGGGCGTATTCTCACACCATCCGCAGAGCCATTACCTAAAAAATGGCACTGGGCCAAGCCATCACCATTCCACTATCACTACGATTATTCAGCCGCAGGCACACGCCGCTCAATTGAAGATAGCTTGCATCGCATCGGAGTCTCGTCACTCGACATCGTCTACATTCACGATCTATCACCGCAGAACAGTGATATGGGCGAAAACTGGACACAATACGTTGATGAAGCTCTCAAAGGCGCAATCCCAGAGCTCACAAAAATGCGAGATGAAGGCATCATCAAAGGCTGGGGCTTTGGCATCAATACACCTGATATTCTGTACAATTACTTGGATCAAATGGATCCCGACATTTGCCTACTAGCGCTCCAGTATTCGATTCTAGACCACCAGCAAGCCCTCGATAAAACCTTCCCTCTTCTCGATGAAAGAGACATTTCCGTGGTTGTCGGAGCCCCACTCAATGGCGGGTTCTTAGCGGGACGAAATCGCTTTAATTATTCCAGCTATATTCCTCAGGAAATGCAGGATAAATACACAAAAATCAGTGCCATCGCTCAACAGCATGGCATCGACATCAAAACAGCCGCACTACAATTTGCCGCAGCTCCTTCAACCGTATCAGCCATCATTCCAGGTGCTCGCACCTCGGAACAACTGGATGAGAATGTTGAATCAATGAAAATTAAGATTCCTGCAGAATTCTGGAGCAAGTTAAAATCTGAAAAGCTTATTATGAGTGACGCACCCACACCAAGCTGA